A window from Gemmatimonadales bacterium encodes these proteins:
- a CDS encoding polysaccharide deacetylase family protein produces MTGRAVPILMYHLVTPSPATPFRKYAVTPRAFAAQMRWLAATGHRAILPDALVAAREGRAELPRHPVMITFDDGFRDCIDHALPALRARGFTAVFYLVAGFVGGRSEWLVAEKGVEYPLFGWDAARALERQGFACEAHSLTHHRLTTLGADACRHELVESRRVLERELGREVRHLAYPFGIYDERVRATAVEAGYRSACSVRAGISDAADDRFALHRVPVSGHDSLLDFVCRLRTARNWGETVRRATRRFGRRADESAAVSDLVP; encoded by the coding sequence GTGACCGGTCGCGCCGTCCCAATCCTCATGTACCACCTGGTGACGCCGTCGCCCGCGACCCCGTTCCGCAAGTACGCGGTGACGCCCCGCGCCTTCGCGGCGCAGATGCGGTGGCTCGCGGCGACGGGGCATCGCGCCATTCTGCCCGACGCGCTGGTCGCGGCGCGCGAGGGGCGCGCGGAGTTGCCCCGCCACCCGGTGATGATCACGTTCGACGACGGTTTCCGCGATTGCATCGATCACGCCCTGCCCGCGCTCAGGGCGCGAGGCTTCACCGCGGTGTTTTACCTCGTGGCCGGTTTCGTCGGCGGCAGGAGCGAATGGCTGGTGGCGGAGAAAGGGGTCGAGTACCCGCTCTTCGGCTGGGATGCGGCGCGCGCGCTCGAGCGCCAGGGTTTTGCCTGCGAGGCGCACAGCCTCACCCACCACCGGCTCACGACGCTCGGAGCCGACGCATGCCGGCACGAGCTGGTCGAGTCGCGCCGCGTGCTCGAGCGGGAGCTGGGCCGCGAGGTGCGGCACCTCGCGTATCCGTTTGGCATCTACGACGAGCGCGTGCGGGCCACCGCCGTCGAGGCGGGCTACCGTTCCGCCTGCTCGGTGCGGGCCGGCATCTCGGACGCGGCGGACGATCGGTTCGCCTTGCACCGGGTGCCCGTGAGCGGGCACGATTCGTTGCTTGACTTCGTCTGCCGGCTCCGCACCGCGCGCAACTGGGGCGAGACGGTGCGCCGCGCCACTCGCAGGTTCGGACGGCGCGCGGACGAATCCGCCGCCGTCAGCGATCTCGTCCCGTGA
- a CDS encoding methyltransferase domain-containing protein, with protein sequence MTSPIAERMRAIVEHHGPWTAHNIQLDEHTWTIGPEPTYDSLKLRRVMQIVSDNMRRPWPELRALDLACLEGQYALELARRGAQVVALEGREMNIEKARFAREALGADRADFRQEDVRGLSAARHGRFDVVLCLGILYHLDAPDVFEFVRRIGEVCDGFAVFDTHVSMTPRERREFGGRTYCGESWTEHRADANEAERLRKPWLSLDNPTSFKPTRASLFNLLSHHGFTSVYECQMPAEPAKPSDRLTLLALRGTPVELNVMPRVNAMPLEEWPERPTRGGLRPPHMGPGPSLIRRLTGALTGRDR encoded by the coding sequence ATGACGTCCCCCATAGCTGAGCGGATGCGCGCCATCGTCGAGCACCACGGCCCGTGGACCGCCCACAACATCCAACTCGACGAGCACACCTGGACCATCGGTCCCGAGCCGACGTACGACAGCCTCAAACTCAGGCGGGTGATGCAGATCGTGAGCGACAACATGCGCCGGCCGTGGCCCGAGCTCAGAGCACTCGACCTCGCCTGCCTCGAGGGACAGTACGCGCTCGAGCTCGCGCGGCGCGGGGCCCAAGTGGTGGCGCTCGAGGGCCGCGAGATGAACATCGAGAAGGCCCGCTTCGCGCGGGAGGCGCTGGGCGCGGATCGCGCCGACTTCCGGCAGGAAGACGTGCGCGGCCTCTCCGCGGCGCGGCACGGACGGTTCGACGTCGTCCTCTGCCTCGGCATTCTCTATCACCTCGACGCGCCGGACGTGTTCGAGTTCGTGCGGCGGATCGGCGAGGTGTGCGACGGGTTCGCGGTGTTCGACACGCACGTAAGCATGACACCCCGAGAGCGCCGCGAGTTCGGCGGCAGGACGTACTGTGGCGAATCGTGGACCGAGCACCGCGCCGATGCCAACGAGGCCGAGCGGCTCCGCAAGCCGTGGCTCTCGCTCGACAACCCGACGAGCTTCAAGCCGACCCGCGCGTCGCTCTTCAATCTGCTTTCGCATCATGGGTTCACGTCGGTGTACGAGTGCCAGATGCCGGCCGAGCCCGCCAAGCCGTCCGACCGGCTCACGTTGCTCGCGCTCCGCGGCACGCCGGTCGAGCTCAACGTCATGCCGCGGGTCAATGCGATGCCGCTCGAGGAGTGGCCCGAGCGTCCCACCCGTGGCGGCCTGCGGCCGCCGCACATGGGCCCGGGCCCGTCGCTTATCCGCCGACTCACCGGCGCGCTCACGGGACGAGATCGCTGA
- a CDS encoding methyltransferase domain-containing protein, whose amino-acid sequence MPGFLTSLEAALGGPDAAWRRRLRRLGRPAWLAPFRTRPASDVWGLDRGMPIDRFYIERFLAEHRGDIRGRVVEMQDRRYTDRFGTGVERADVLDISPNNPLATIVADLTAAHAVPGDAFDCFVLTQTLQFIYDVHAAVREVHRLLTPGGVVLATVPAVSRLAPVYGLERDYWRFTPAGCRALFGEAFGTDAVTVCGAGNVRAASAFLAGLAVEDLSRATLDAQDDAFPLIVTVRAVKRADTRNVTAPA is encoded by the coding sequence GTGCCCGGCTTCCTGACCTCGCTCGAGGCGGCGCTCGGCGGGCCTGACGCCGCATGGCGCCGCCGGCTCCGGCGGCTTGGACGCCCAGCGTGGCTCGCGCCGTTCCGCACGCGGCCGGCGAGCGACGTGTGGGGACTCGATCGCGGCATGCCGATCGATCGCTTCTACATCGAGCGATTCCTGGCCGAGCACCGCGGCGACATCCGCGGCCGCGTTGTCGAGATGCAGGACCGGCGGTACACCGACCGCTTCGGGACCGGCGTCGAGCGCGCTGACGTGCTTGATATAAGCCCGAACAATCCGCTCGCCACCATCGTCGCCGATCTCACCGCGGCGCACGCCGTGCCCGGTGACGCCTTCGATTGCTTCGTCCTCACCCAGACGCTGCAGTTCATCTACGATGTGCACGCCGCCGTGCGCGAGGTGCATCGCCTGCTCACGCCCGGCGGCGTGGTGCTCGCGACGGTGCCGGCGGTGAGCCGCCTCGCGCCGGTATACGGGCTCGAGCGCGACTACTGGCGCTTTACACCGGCCGGGTGCCGAGCGCTCTTCGGCGAGGCGTTCGGGACGGACGCCGTGACGGTGTGCGGCGCGGGCAACGTCCGCGCCGCCTCGGCGTTTCTCGCCGGGCTCGCCGTGGAAGACCTCTCGCGCGCCACGCTCGATGCGCAGGACGACGCCTTTCCGCTCATCGTGACCGTGCGCGCCGTGAAGCGCGCGGATACCCGGAACGTTACGGCTCCCGCGTGA
- a CDS encoding glycosyltransferase family A protein: MYAPPLVSIITPMFNAARFLDETVRSVLAQTHTAWELLLIDDGSRDESLALAVRWAAADPARIRALAHPRGPNHGASATRNLGLRHARGGYVALLDADDVWLPGHLAGMLALLERHPRAAFAYGPTEDWYGWTDGDDDRRRDRIPALGVAAGHVLAPPGPLAAFVRRDAPSPCTCSVVARRAAIDAAGGFEAEFPGMYDDQALYAKLLLTGPVVVADACTSRYRRHADSCYSTARATGRAPAERARYLEWLDAYLSERHPGERALARAVRRERWALRHPRLAPIARAIRLRRFTREP; the protein is encoded by the coding sequence ATGTACGCGCCGCCGCTAGTGTCAATCATCACGCCGATGTTCAACGCGGCGCGCTTCCTGGACGAGACCGTCCGGAGCGTGCTCGCGCAGACGCACACCGCGTGGGAGCTGCTGCTCATCGATGACGGCTCACGCGACGAGAGCCTTGCGCTCGCCGTCCGCTGGGCCGCCGCGGATCCCGCGCGAATCCGCGCGCTCGCGCATCCGCGCGGCCCGAACCACGGCGCCAGCGCCACGCGGAACCTCGGGCTCCGCCATGCGCGCGGCGGCTATGTGGCACTGCTCGACGCCGACGATGTATGGCTGCCCGGGCACTTGGCCGGGATGCTGGCGCTGCTGGAGCGCCATCCGCGCGCGGCCTTCGCGTATGGGCCCACCGAGGATTGGTACGGCTGGACCGACGGGGACGACGACCGCCGGCGCGACCGCATACCCGCACTCGGCGTAGCCGCCGGCCACGTGCTGGCGCCGCCCGGGCCGCTCGCCGCGTTCGTGCGGCGCGACGCGCCGTCGCCCTGCACGTGCAGTGTGGTGGCGCGGCGAGCCGCCATCGACGCGGCCGGCGGTTTCGAAGCCGAGTTCCCGGGCATGTACGACGACCAGGCGCTCTACGCCAAGCTCTTGCTCACGGGACCGGTCGTGGTCGCCGATGCCTGCACCAGCCGCTACCGGCGCCACGCCGACTCGTGCTACTCAACCGCCCGCGCCACGGGGCGCGCTCCGGCCGAGCGCGCGCGCTATCTCGAGTGGCTCGACGCCTACTTGTCCGAACGGCACCCCGGCGAGCGCGCGCTCGCGCGGGCGGTGCGGCGCGAACGATGGGCGCTGCGCCATCCGAGGCTCGCGCCGATTGCGCGGGCCATTCGGCTCCGGCGCTTCACGCGGGAGCCGTAA